A region from the Rhodopseudomonas julia genome encodes:
- a CDS encoding DUF4145 domain-containing protein encodes MPLIVKIDCPHCHTKSSGFEVHGGFRRSRDVHRTPNGVPQYLYDDWFLLSCGRCLKCITAQYTFLDSKELSLENTLKRHGSLESLGYRYEAHFPTEIHLEEPEHLPEKVALPFRQAVSNISAQNWDAAGTMARKALDVATRDIARTRIEDETKSKDTVKAWLKKRIQTLREEGLLTRDLSDLASILKDGGDEAAHDDEPYNAEDARKLIAYAQAFLTYAYTVPGMVKEVRERVEDSPSLDTGSRMTD; translated from the coding sequence ATGCCTCTGATCGTAAAAATCGATTGCCCCCATTGCCACACGAAATCGTCCGGCTTTGAAGTGCATGGGGGTTTTCGCCGCTCGCGCGACGTTCACCGCACTCCGAATGGAGTACCCCAGTATCTTTACGATGATTGGTTTTTGCTTTCCTGTGGGCGATGCCTAAAATGCATAACAGCTCAGTATACTTTTCTTGACTCAAAAGAATTATCGCTAGAGAACACTTTAAAGCGGCACGGCTCCCTTGAGAGTCTTGGATACAGGTACGAAGCTCATTTTCCGACGGAGATACACCTCGAAGAGCCAGAGCATCTGCCCGAAAAAGTAGCATTACCGTTCAGGCAGGCCGTCTCAAATATATCCGCTCAGAATTGGGACGCCGCAGGCACGATGGCCCGAAAGGCCTTGGATGTTGCAACGCGTGATATTGCACGCACGCGCATTGAGGACGAGACGAAATCTAAAGATACCGTAAAGGCTTGGCTCAAGAAACGCATCCAGACTCTTAGGGAAGAAGGGCTTCTCACCCGCGATCTTTCAGACCTAGCCAGCATCCTCAAGGATGGCGGGGACGAGGCTGCCCACGACGATGAGCCCTACAATGCGGAGGACGCACGAAAGTTAATCGCTTACGCCCAAGCATTTCTGACTTATGCGTATACTGTTCCCGGCATGGTGAAAGAAGTCCGGGAGAGAGTGGAAGATTCACCGTCCCTCGATACTGGCAGCAGAATGACTGATTGA
- a CDS encoding vitamin B12-dependent ribonucleotide reductase: MRIARHYTQTGQSPYASIEFRTATSEIRNPDGSVVFRLENFEVPAQFSQVAADILAQKYFRKAGVPARLTRVEENAVPSFLWRSIADSEALADLPEEERTGSESDARQVFDRLAGAWAYWGWKGGYFDGEEDAEAFFDEMRYMLATQKAAPNSPQWFNTGLFWAYGIDGPSQGHYYVDFQTGKLVKSKSSYEHPQPHACFIQSVADDLVNEGGIMDLWVREARLFKYGSGTGSNFSNLRGEGEKLSGGGKSSGLMSFLKIGDRAAGAIKSGGTTRRAAKMVIVDIDHPDIEQYIDWKVREEQKVAALVTGSKIVSQHLKAVMRACVNCEGPGGDCFEPSKNPALKREVRAAKKAQVPEAYIRRVIQFARQGYTDIEFPTYNTDWDSEAYLTVSGQNSNNSVSIRDDFLRAVESDGTWDLINRIDGKVAKRVRARELWDQIGFAAWASADPGLHFNSTMNDWHTCPASGRINASNPCSEYMFLDDTACNLASLNLLQFLKAADESGHRAFDVEAFEHAVRLWTVVLEISVLMAQFPSKEIAQLSYKFRTLGLGFANIGGLLMSSAIPYDSEEGRAICGAISAIMTGTAYATSAEMAAELGAFQGFPPNRAHMLRVIRNHRQAAHGEAAGYDGLNTNPVPLDHDLCLSLGEDGKALSDHAKAAWDRALDLGEKHGYRNAQATVLAPTGTIGLVMDCDTTGIEPDFALVKFKKLAGGGYFKIINRAVPEALKRLGYTAEQMSDIADYAVGHGSLDDAPGVNIAALQEKGLSDAAIAKVKAALASAFDIKFVFNRWTLGDEEMASLGVSAEAMADPAFDVLAHLGFSKSEIEAANTFCCGAMTLEGAPHLKDEHLPVFDCANACGRLGKRYLSVESHIRMMAAAQPFISGAISKTINMPNDAAVEDCKNAYMLSWKLGLKANALYRDGSKLSQPLNSQLLSDDEDEAEDLVEEIAAANTPQKAAIAAEKIVERIVEREVHVREREKLPNRRKGYTQKAIIGGHKVYLRTGEFDDGRIGEIFIDMHKEGAAFRAMMNNFAIAISLGLQYGVPLEEYVDAFTFTRFEPAGMVTGNEAIKNATSILDYVFRELAISYLGRHDLAHVSPEDIRSTSIGRGVEGDRPAPAPVSHGLVRGQTSRFRVFAGNEPKGSADTAPAKPASSNVTAISSGQPMAKGNLAFKRDLAPEAEQHAHVAPLDINEPEPETAASPDKATQVAMARMKGYEGEACTECGNFTMVRNGTCLKCDTCGSTSGCS; the protein is encoded by the coding sequence ATGCGGATCGCGCGCCACTACACGCAGACGGGGCAGTCACCCTACGCGTCCATCGAATTTCGCACAGCCACCAGCGAGATCCGCAATCCGGACGGATCCGTCGTCTTCCGGCTGGAGAATTTCGAGGTGCCGGCGCAGTTCAGCCAGGTGGCGGCCGACATCCTGGCGCAGAAATATTTCCGCAAGGCGGGCGTTCCGGCGCGGCTGACGCGCGTCGAAGAGAATGCCGTCCCCTCCTTCCTGTGGCGCTCCATCGCCGATTCGGAGGCGCTTGCCGATCTTCCCGAGGAGGAGCGCACCGGTTCTGAGAGCGATGCGCGCCAGGTGTTCGACCGGCTCGCCGGTGCATGGGCCTATTGGGGCTGGAAGGGCGGCTATTTCGACGGCGAAGAGGATGCGGAAGCCTTCTTCGACGAGATGCGCTACATGCTTGCCACCCAGAAGGCGGCGCCGAACTCTCCGCAATGGTTCAATACGGGCCTCTTCTGGGCCTATGGCATCGATGGGCCGAGCCAGGGCCATTATTACGTCGACTTCCAGACCGGAAAACTCGTCAAATCGAAGAGCTCCTACGAGCATCCGCAGCCGCATGCCTGCTTCATCCAGTCGGTCGCCGACGACCTCGTCAACGAGGGCGGCATCATGGATCTGTGGGTGCGTGAGGCGCGGCTGTTCAAATACGGTTCCGGCACGGGCTCCAACTTTTCCAATCTGCGCGGCGAAGGCGAAAAGCTTTCGGGCGGCGGCAAATCGTCGGGCCTGATGAGCTTCCTCAAGATCGGCGACCGCGCGGCGGGCGCCATCAAGTCGGGCGGCACGACGCGGCGCGCCGCGAAGATGGTGATCGTCGACATCGACCATCCCGACATCGAGCAGTACATCGACTGGAAGGTGCGCGAAGAGCAGAAGGTGGCCGCCCTCGTCACCGGCTCGAAAATCGTCTCGCAGCACCTGAAGGCCGTGATGCGCGCCTGCGTGAATTGCGAAGGCCCGGGCGGCGATTGCTTCGAGCCCTCCAAGAACCCGGCCTTGAAGCGCGAAGTGCGCGCCGCCAAGAAGGCGCAGGTGCCGGAGGCCTATATCCGCCGCGTCATCCAGTTCGCGCGCCAGGGCTACACCGACATCGAATTCCCGACCTACAACACCGACTGGGATTCGGAGGCCTACCTCACGGTTTCAGGGCAGAACTCCAACAATTCCGTATCGATCCGCGACGACTTCCTGCGCGCGGTGGAATCCGACGGCACCTGGGATCTCATCAACCGCATCGACGGTAAGGTCGCCAAACGTGTGCGGGCACGCGAATTGTGGGACCAGATCGGCTTTGCCGCCTGGGCGTCCGCCGATCCCGGCCTCCATTTCAACTCGACGATGAACGACTGGCACACCTGCCCGGCCTCGGGGCGCATCAACGCCTCCAATCCGTGCTCGGAGTACATGTTCCTCGACGACACGGCGTGCAATCTCGCATCGCTCAACCTTCTGCAGTTCCTGAAGGCTGCCGATGAGAGCGGCCACCGCGCTTTCGACGTGGAGGCCTTCGAGCATGCCGTTCGTCTGTGGACGGTCGTGCTTGAGATCTCGGTCCTGATGGCACAATTCCCGTCGAAGGAGATCGCGCAGCTTTCCTACAAGTTCCGTACGCTCGGCCTCGGCTTCGCCAATATCGGCGGGCTCTTGATGAGCTCGGCCATTCCCTATGACAGCGAGGAAGGCCGCGCCATCTGCGGTGCGATCAGCGCCATCATGACGGGCACCGCCTATGCCACTTCGGCGGAAATGGCCGCCGAGCTCGGCGCCTTCCAGGGCTTTCCGCCGAACCGGGCGCATATGCTGCGCGTCATCCGCAACCATCGGCAGGCCGCGCATGGCGAGGCCGCAGGCTATGACGGGCTCAACACCAATCCGGTGCCGCTCGATCACGACCTCTGCCTCAGCCTCGGCGAGGACGGCAAGGCCTTGTCGGATCACGCAAAGGCGGCTTGGGACCGGGCGCTCGATCTCGGCGAGAAGCACGGCTATCGCAACGCCCAGGCGACGGTGTTGGCACCGACCGGCACGATCGGCCTCGTCATGGATTGCGACACGACTGGCATCGAGCCCGATTTCGCCCTCGTGAAATTCAAGAAGCTCGCCGGCGGCGGCTATTTCAAGATCATCAACCGCGCGGTGCCGGAAGCTCTGAAGCGGCTCGGCTATACGGCCGAACAGATGTCCGACATCGCCGATTATGCCGTCGGTCACGGCTCGCTCGACGATGCCCCCGGCGTGAACATTGCCGCCCTTCAGGAAAAGGGCCTGTCGGACGCAGCGATCGCCAAGGTGAAGGCAGCGCTTGCCTCCGCCTTCGACATCAAGTTCGTCTTCAACCGCTGGACGCTCGGCGACGAGGAGATGGCGTCTCTCGGCGTCTCCGCCGAAGCGATGGCCGATCCCGCTTTCGACGTTCTCGCCCATCTCGGCTTTTCCAAGAGCGAGATCGAGGCCGCCAACACCTTCTGCTGCGGGGCGATGACGCTTGAAGGCGCGCCGCACTTGAAGGACGAGCATCTGCCTGTCTTCGATTGCGCCAATGCCTGCGGACGGCTCGGCAAGCGCTATCTGTCGGTGGAAAGCCATATCCGCATGATGGCGGCGGCCCAGCCCTTCATCTCCGGCGCCATCTCCAAGACGATCAACATGCCGAACGATGCGGCCGTCGAGGATTGCAAGAACGCCTATATGCTGTCGTGGAAGCTCGGCCTCAAAGCCAATGCGCTCTACCGCGACGGCTCGAAGCTCTCGCAGCCTCTCAACTCCCAGCTTCTCTCCGACGACGAGGACGAGGCGGAGGATCTCGTGGAAGAGATCGCCGCCGCCAACACACCGCAGAAGGCGGCGATCGCAGCGGAAAAGATCGTGGAGCGGATCGTGGAGCGCGAAGTGCATGTGCGCGAGCGCGAAAAACTGCCGAACCGCCGCAAGGGCTATACCCAGAAAGCGATCATCGGCGGCCACAAGGTCTATCTCAGGACCGGCGAGTTCGACGACGGGCGCATCGGTGAAATCTTCATCGACATGCACAAGGAAGGCGCCGCCTTCCGCGCCATGATGAACAATTTCGCCATCGCCATTTCGCTCGGCCTGCAATACGGCGTGCCGCTTGAGGAATATGTCGACGCTTTCACCTTCACCCGCTTCGAACCGGCGGGCATGGTGACCGGCAACGAGGCGATCAAGAACGCCACCTCGATCCTCGACTATGTCTTCCGCGAGCTCGCCATCTCCTATCTCGGCCGCCACGATCTCGCGCATGTCTCCCCGGAGGATATCCGCTCCACCTCGATCGGACGTGGCGTGGAAGGCGACCGACCGGCGCCTGCCCCCGTCTCGCACGGGCTGGTGCGCGGCCAGACGAGCCGCTTCCGGGTGTTCGCCGGCAACGAGCCGAAAGGCTCCGCCGACACGGCTCCGGCAAAACCCGCAAGCTCCAACGTGACGGCGATCTCCTCCGGCCAGCCGATGGCCAAGGGCAACCTCGCCTTCAAGCGCGATCTCGCCCCGGAGGCGGAACAGCACGCTCATGTGGCACCGCTCGACATCAACGAGCCAGAGCCGGAGACGGCCGCAAGCCCCGACAAGGCGACACAAGTCGCGATGGCCCGCATGAAGGGCTATGAGGGCGAAGCCTGCACCGAATGCGGCAACTTCACCATGGTCCGCAACGGCACGTGCCTGAAATGCGACACGTGCGGCTCGACGAGTGGGTGTTCTTGA
- a CDS encoding bifunctional enoyl-CoA hydratase/phosphate acetyltransferase yields MTVFSQISEAGSQLAHLKELCAHLPPLPTSVIFPCDETSLRSATDGASEGLIDPVLVGPSEMIQKLALTHEIDIAGLRIVDAANAKAAAAKGIELAHLGEVGAVMKGALHSDELMGAVVKRDVGLRTAKRISHVFMMRAPTYPKSLMITDAVVNIAPALEDKLHIAQNAIDLARALGIEIPRLAVLSAVETVNPKIPSTVDAAALCKMADRGQIRGGIIDGPLAFDNAISADAARTKGIVSEVAGRPDILLVPDLAAGNMLVKELTFLGRAEVAGIVLGTSVPVILTSRADSLESRISSCALAALLANQTAARA; encoded by the coding sequence ATGACCGTGTTTTCGCAGATTTCCGAAGCGGGCTCGCAGCTTGCCCATCTGAAAGAGCTGTGCGCGCATCTGCCGCCGCTGCCGACCTCCGTCATCTTTCCGTGCGACGAAACCTCCTTGCGCAGTGCCACCGACGGCGCAAGCGAAGGTCTGATCGACCCCGTGCTGGTCGGCCCGAGCGAGATGATCCAAAAGCTCGCGCTCACCCATGAGATCGATATCGCCGGCCTGCGCATCGTCGATGCGGCCAATGCCAAGGCCGCCGCCGCCAAGGGTATCGAGCTTGCCCATCTGGGCGAGGTTGGCGCCGTGATGAAAGGCGCGCTCCATTCCGATGAGCTGATGGGCGCTGTCGTCAAGCGCGATGTTGGGCTGCGCACCGCAAAGCGCATCAGCCACGTCTTCATGATGCGCGCCCCGACCTATCCGAAATCTCTGATGATCACCGATGCCGTGGTCAACATCGCACCGGCGCTCGAAGACAAGCTGCACATTGCGCAAAACGCCATCGATCTCGCCCGTGCGCTCGGCATCGAGATCCCGCGCCTTGCCGTGCTCTCCGCCGTGGAGACGGTGAACCCCAAGATTCCCTCCACCGTCGATGCGGCGGCTTTGTGCAAGATGGCCGATCGCGGGCAGATCCGCGGCGGCATCATCGACGGGCCGCTCGCCTTCGACAACGCCATCTCCGCCGATGCGGCACGCACCAAGGGCATCGTCTCAGAAGTCGCCGGACGCCCTGATATCCTCCTCGTCCCGGATCTCGCGGCCGGCAACATGCTCGTCAAGGAACTCACCTTCCTCGGCCGGGCGGAGGTTGCGGGCATCGTTCTCGGCACCTCAGTCCCGGTCATTTTGACGAGCCGCGCCGACAGCCTGGAATCGCGCATCTCCTCCTGCGCCCTGGCGGCCCTTCTTGCCAACCAGACGGCGGCCCGCGCCTGA
- a CDS encoding DUF2442 domain-containing protein, which translates to MTISATDVRFDDAQMWVALSDGRMIGVPLAWFPRLLNASTEERQEVEISPFGLHWDALDEDISVEGLLAGRSDQTRPRGKAA; encoded by the coding sequence ATGACCATTTCGGCCACTGACGTCCGGTTCGACGACGCGCAAATGTGGGTGGCCCTTTCCGATGGCCGCATGATCGGCGTGCCGCTCGCCTGGTTCCCGCGGCTTCTGAATGCCTCTACCGAAGAGCGGCAGGAGGTCGAGATCTCGCCCTTTGGCCTCCACTGGGACGCACTCGACGAAGACATTTCCGTCGAAGGGCTTCTCGCCGGGCGCAGCGACCAGACGCGTCCACGCGGCAAGGCCGCCTGA
- a CDS encoding acetate/propionate family kinase codes for MDPRLSHDGALLVLNSGSSSIKFTVFQVADAGKDISPLFSGQVTGIGTAAEFSVKDVDGVSLARESWAARDTGGVAPLLRDLIAWIRARLPDLPLLAAGHRVVHGGAGFHHPVRVTNRVLDELESLIPLAPLHQPQNVSAIRVLAESFDGLPQIACFDTAFHHSQPFVAKTYGLPRQLSEKGVQRYGFHGLSYEFIAQRLRETVPEVAEGRVVVAHLGNGSSLCGLKDGRSIDTTMGFSALEGVPMGTRSGSLDPGILIYLMREMGMDADALEHLLYQESGLLGVSGISNDMRVLLESDRPEAKEAVDLFCYHVAKEIGGLSCALGGLDALVFTAGIGEHSAPVRSRVCAYLRFLGITLDEEANERGDTAIAADGSLPVYIIPTNEEFMIARHAVDLMNLRNAA; via the coding sequence ATGGACCCACGCTTGTCGCACGATGGAGCGCTGCTGGTTCTCAACAGCGGCTCCTCCAGCATCAAGTTCACCGTCTTTCAGGTCGCAGATGCCGGGAAAGACATTTCTCCCCTTTTCTCCGGCCAGGTGACCGGCATCGGCACCGCGGCGGAGTTCTCCGTCAAGGATGTCGATGGCGTTTCGCTTGCCCGCGAATCCTGGGCGGCCCGTGATACGGGCGGCGTCGCGCCTCTGTTGCGCGATCTCATCGCCTGGATCCGTGCCCGCCTGCCGGATCTGCCGCTGCTCGCAGCCGGGCATCGTGTCGTCCACGGCGGTGCCGGTTTCCATCATCCGGTCCGCGTGACCAACCGCGTGCTCGATGAGTTGGAATCCCTCATCCCGCTTGCGCCCTTGCATCAGCCGCAGAACGTTTCGGCGATCCGGGTGCTGGCCGAGAGCTTCGATGGCCTGCCGCAAATCGCCTGCTTCGACACGGCCTTCCACCATTCGCAGCCGTTTGTCGCGAAGACTTACGGCCTGCCGCGTCAATTGAGCGAGAAGGGCGTGCAGCGCTACGGCTTTCACGGCCTCTCCTACGAGTTCATCGCGCAAAGACTGCGCGAAACCGTGCCTGAGGTGGCCGAGGGCAGGGTGGTGGTCGCCCATCTCGGCAACGGTTCGAGCCTCTGCGGCCTCAAAGACGGACGCAGCATCGATACGACGATGGGTTTTTCGGCTCTGGAAGGCGTGCCGATGGGGACGCGTTCCGGCAGCCTCGATCCCGGCATTCTGATTTATCTCATGCGTGAGATGGGCATGGACGCCGATGCGCTCGAACATCTCCTTTATCAGGAATCCGGGCTTCTCGGCGTCTCGGGCATTTCCAACGACATGCGGGTGCTTCTGGAGAGTGACCGGCCGGAGGCAAAGGAGGCGGTCGATCTCTTCTGCTACCATGTCGCCAAGGAGATCGGTGGTTTGAGCTGCGCGTTGGGCGGGCTCGACGCGCTCGTCTTCACCGCCGGCATCGGCGAGCATTCCGCCCCGGTGCGCAGCCGCGTGTGCGCCTATCTCCGCTTTCTCGGCATCACCCTCGACGAGGAGGCAAACGAACGCGGCGACACGGCCATTGCCGCGGACGGCTCACTGCCGGTCTACATCATCCCGACGAACGAGGAGTTCATGATCGCGCGCCACGCCGTCGACCTCATGAACCTCAGAAACGCCGCGTAG